A part of Chlamydiota bacterium genomic DNA contains:
- the dsbB gene encoding Disulfide bond formation protein B gives MREYVSHLFSTLLVIILSGVITAAFGYQLIVGQDPCPLCFLQRVGMIGVTIGQLFNFRFGIKMSHHAISLFYCLFGGAVALRQICLHICPGFPSFGMPILGLSLYTWSFLVFVCSLIVIGILMLLYDPKWDSLAFKKLRKLKIFASVYIFVIVVADIITAAYVCGFGICPDN, from the coding sequence ATGAGAGAATATGTAAGCCATCTGTTTTCTACCCTTTTGGTCATCATTTTAAGCGGTGTCATTACAGCCGCCTTTGGCTATCAACTCATTGTCGGACAAGACCCCTGCCCTCTTTGCTTCTTGCAACGCGTCGGCATGATTGGGGTCACTATAGGTCAGTTGTTCAATTTTCGCTTTGGGATCAAAATGTCCCACCATGCTATTTCCCTGTTTTACTGCCTATTTGGGGGCGCTGTAGCGCTAAGACAGATCTGCTTGCACATCTGCCCTGGATTTCCCTCTTTCGGCATGCCTATTTTGGGCCTGAGTCTTTACACCTGGTCCTTCCTTGTCTTTGTCTGCTCTTTGATCGTTATCGGCATTTTGATGCTTTTATATGATCCTAAATGGGACTCCCTTGCATTTAAAAAACTCAGAAAATTGAAGATTTTTGCCTCTGTTTATATCTTCGTGATCGTTGTGGCAGATATTATCACAGCAGCGTATGTTTGCGGCTTTGGCATCTGCCCTGACAATTAA